Part of the Streptomyces sp. NBC_01264 genome, GTATCCTTCGTTTCAAAGGGGCCCCGGTAGCCCAGCGGTAGAGGCAATGGATTCAAAACCCATTCAGCGTCGGTTCGAATCCGACTCGGGGCACTTCTCCTTCATTTCCAAGGTCGCCAAGCGATTTCAGGATCTTCACTCGTCACAGTGAACGCAGCTTCGAATTGCGACCAACTGGACGAACAGCGACGAAGCTGCCACGCGTGGAGCACAATCCTTCGATACGCGAAGAAGCAGTCCTACTGATGCGCCGGGGCGTGACCAATCGGGCGGTCGCCGAACATCTGGGCATACCCCGCGGCACCATCGGCTGGTGGCGGTCCGAAGACCGAAGACACCGCGGCGAGGCGTACGTCCGCCCGACGGACTGCCCGAGATGCACCGGCCGCGAAGTCGACCAGGCCGCGTACGCCTATCTCCTGGGGCTTTACCTCGGCGACGGCCACGTCATCTCCAAGCACAAACAGCACCACCTGTCCGTCTACTGCGACGCCTCCTGGCCCGGCCTCATCGACGCCGCCGAAGCAGCTATGCCCCTCGTCATGGCCTTGCCCACAGTGGGACGGGTCCAGCGGCAGGGCTGCGTGGAGGTCAAGTCCTATACCCACCACTGGACGTGCCTGTTCCCGCAGCACGGGCCTGGCAAGAAACATGATCGGCGCATCGTCCTCGAAGGCTGGCAGCAGGCCATCGTCGACGCCCACCCGTGGGAGTTCGTCCGGGGGCTGATCCACTCCGACGGGTGCCGGGTCACCAACTGGACCGTCCGCAACGGCAAGCGCTACGAGTACCCCCGGTACTTCTTCACCAACAAGTCCGACGACATCCGGAAGCTCTGCACGGACACCATCGCCAAGGTCGGCGTCCAGTGGACGATCCTGACCCGGGGCAGCGACCCCTTCAACGTGTCCATCGCGAGGAAGGCGTCCGTCGCGCTGATGGACGAGCACATCGGGCCGAAGTACTAGCCCGGCAGGTCGCCGCTGCCACCCAGGTTGGCGACCATGCGGCGCAGGCCGTCGACGGTCGCCGCGTAGGCGGCATCGTCCACACCCTCCCTCAGTCGCGCGTGCACCTTCGCGTTGCGGTCGCGCGCGCGGATCCGGCCGGCCTCGCCCGCTTCTGTGAGGGTCAGGGCCCCGTCCGTCTGTGTGAGCCAACCCCGTGCCGCCAGGTCGTCGTAGACCGCGTCGAAGTCGGTGTCCTGGTCGTCGTACGGCGTGAGCTTCTCCG contains:
- a CDS encoding helix-turn-helix domain-containing protein, whose amino-acid sequence is MRRGVTNRAVAEHLGIPRGTIGWWRSEDRRHRGEAYVRPTDCPRCTGREVDQAAYAYLLGLYLGDGHVISKHKQHHLSVYCDASWPGLIDAAEAAMPLVMALPTVGRVQRQGCVEVKSYTHHWTCLFPQHGPGKKHDRRIVLEGWQQAIVDAHPWEFVRGLIHSDGCRVTNWTVRNGKRYEYPRYFFTNKSDDIRKLCTDTIAKVGVQWTILTRGSDPFNVSIARKASVALMDEHIGPKY
- a CDS encoding MarR family transcriptional regulator, whose product is MTIKEYSQDQLAAQPIGYWAREAGNLVIGGLRAALAEENLTQPHWWTLNHVAAAPAHWKRANLTEKLTPYDDQDTDFDAVYDDLAARGWLTQTDGALTLTEAGEAGRIRARDRNAKVHARLREGVDDAAYAATVDGLRRMVANLGGSGDLPG